CATAAACCATTCCCAGCGTAAATCAATGTTATCTATCGTACTTCTCTTTAAGTCCGGATTGCCGATATACACATCGCCGCCCATAAAATCAAAGGTGGCAAAAGGACCGATTTCTCTAAAGGTAGGACGCGCCAGAGTTCTGCTGTACGAGGCACGGAGATTCATTCTGGGCATTAATGAAAAAATAAAGTTTACGGAATGTAGCCAATCTTTTGTTTTTATCTCTCCTTTTTTAGCCGTCGAATCATTGGTGACCAGGTTCATATCAGTTACTTCATAACGTACGCCGCCAATAAAACGTAGTTTATCATATAACGGCAGTTCAACCATCACGTAGCTGGCATTAATCTTTTGATTGGCGCTGTAGTTGTTGCCGGGTAGCGTGCTTTCCTGAACTACAATGCCCCAATCGTACGATCTGTATTCCACGCCACGGATAGTCGTAATCAAAGTATCCACAATACCAATGTTCTCGTCGTTTAATAGATCATTGGGATCGCCGTCGTAGTTATATCCCTGATGATCCACCATCTGGAACAAGCGCTCCGAATAATTACGATCTTTTTGCAAATGATAAAAACCGGTTTTAAACGTGCTTTTCAAGCCCGACCATTGCTTGAAAGGTAGTTTATAATCGATAAAAAATTGGTTTTGATCTTCATCCAGATATCGAAAGTAGCGGGAAGGCGGGGTGTTGTCTTTAATACCAAAACTCTGTTTTTTGGTATCATAATAACTATTAAAATAACGTTGGTCCGGCTGATCTTCTATGGTTTTGCCAGCGCTGAATACCCATTCGATGCGACTATTAAAAAATTGGGGAACATAATGCGCGCCTTTTATCTGGCCGTTAATTAAAGTTCGTTCTTTAAAATTCAAAACTCGGGCTTGAAAAATCCTGCTTTCGTCCATATCATAAGGATAGGAGCCTGCCAGCGTGCGGGCAATAATTTCACCGTTTTTGTTGTAGATTCCGTTAAAACTGATCACCTGATTGTCGGTTAGCTTGTAAGAAAAGTTCAATAAGCCACCCCATAAAATATTCTGTTCCGTTTTATTTTCTTTTAAATCAAAAACCGTTGTCATAACATCCTGAGTTCCCTGATTCCAGCGACGAAATACCCCGTCTGAATAGCCAGAATAACTACGATTATAGGTAAAGCTGGCCAGATATCCCAATGGGCGAGAGAATAGTCTTACCTGATTGCCCAGGGAAAAACTAAAAGATCGATTCATTGGCGGAGTGAACGCTGTTGGCCCCAGTTCGCGATTAAAAGAGCGAGTCAAGTCCTCGATTTGTCTGGCCAGAGCGCCTGTTTCATCTTGATTCGCCTCTGCAATGGACGGAATTTTCAGATTTTGATCTTTGAAAACGTCCGGTAAATCCAATGTCCCGTCATTCATCCCCAGCCATCCCATGCGACCAACATTAAAGCCCAGTGCGCTGCTACCGTGGGTGACCTGCGGATTAAAAGCCAGAGAGAACGATGAATAAAACTGAAAGCTGCCCGGGAAATCTTTTGTTTTGATGTTCACGGCGCCGCCGGAAAAATCGCCCGGCTTATCCGGTGTAAAGCTCTTTAAAGTAATGATGTTGTCAACCAGATTCGATGGAATTAAATCAATGGACGCCGTTTTTTTGTAAGGATCAGAGCTTGGCAGGCCGGCGCCATTAAGCCAGGTGCTAATGTAACGGTCGCCAAGCCCGCGAATGAAAATATTGTTGTCATCTCCAACGGAGGCTCCGGTAACCTGTTTTAAGGCCTCTGCGGCGTTGCCGCTGCCAGCCTGACTGATGGCCTCGGAACTGATGGCGTCGCTAATGGCTATCGATTTTTCACGGATTTTTAACAACGATGCTTCTGTGTTTGTAACCGCTTTTGCTTCCACCTCTATCACGTCGGTGGTTAACACTTCCGGTTGTAAAATAACGTTAACCCTGGCTACTGTTTCTGGGGTTACTTTAAGATTATTAATCCTTGTTTCTGCATAACCAATGACAGAAACAATTAAAGTATAATTGCCGGCAGGAACGCGATCAATCAGGAAATTTCCCTCCAGATCGCTTGCCGCGCCAAGCACGGTGTTCTCCAGATAAACATTAGCCCCAACAATCGGATCGCCCGTCTCTTTATCTACAATTTTTCCGATAACTCTACCTGTCGGCTGTGGCCCTGCAAAAGCGGCAGAAAAATTCAACAATAGAAAAAATATCGTGAATTGGCTGATTAACAATTTGAGGATTAGGTTAAACCTCATTTTAAGCACCTCCATTAAAATATATTTCTATGATTTGTCAGCTCAATTTAAACGGATTGCCCCGCCATGCCGTCAGGGCTTGCGTGCGTAAAATTCTTTTTAAAACACGTTTATTTCCGTTTCCCGTTTCCATTCGGTTTGAGCATTAGATCATACATTTTGTCAGATAGGTTTTTGAGCTTTTGTTCTCCCCAACTTAAAGCAGTTTGATTTTTAATCTGCAACCTGCAAATCTTATGCTTCCTCTTAACCTGTAAAACAGAATGTACATTCATCTATTACATTTCGTTTTTCTGACCATCCCCATCTGGCTTTTTGATTTTTTATGTTACAGGCAAAATGTTTGAAATATGTTATGATTAGATAAAAAATATATTTTATTTTTGTTACGCCGCCTTTCAGGATAGAGTGGAGTGAAGCGGGGGAAGGAAAGCCCGGCGGAGATCGGAATTTTCCTTTTTATCTAAATTGAATTAGCTTATACACCAAAGAAAAAGGCCTCGCCCTGATCAGGGAGGCTGAAAAATATAGAAAACTTCATGCCCAAAATCAGTTGCTTTAGCGTGCAAAATTTTTTGTGCAGCCGAAGTAGTATTATTTATGAGTAAGATTTAAAAACAGTAGTACGTCATTTCGATCTCGTCCTGGCGGGAGAGGGATCTTTTAACTACAATAAGAACTATCTTTTTTAAAAAATTTTAATCCGCGCCATCCGGGTGCTATTTTGAACAGGATTCGACGGATTACGCGGACTGACACGGATTTTTTTTATGAATGAACTTTAAAGCAGGACGTATTGTCATTTCCAACGAAGAGAGAGAGCTTTTAACTACAATAATGAACTATCTTTTTTAAAAAAATTTTAATCCGCGTCCATCCGTCCCATCCGCACCATCCGTGTGCTATATTGAACACGGATTCGACGGATTACGCGGATTGACACGGATTTTTTTATGAATGAACTTTAAAGCAGGACGTATTGTCATTTCCAACGAAGAGAGAGAGCTTTTAACTACAATAATGAACTATCTTTTTTAAAAAAAATATTAATCCGCGTTCATCCGCCTCATCCGCGCCGTCCGCGTGCTATTTTGAACACGGATTGGACGGATTACGCGGATTTGCACGGATTTTTTTTATGAATGAACTTTAAAGCAGGACGTATTGTCATTTCCAACGAAGAGAGAGAGCTTTTAACTACAATAATGAACTATCTTTTTTAAAAAAAATTTTAATCCGCGTTCATCCGTCCCATCCGCACCATCCGTGTGCTATTTTAAACACGGATTGGACGGATTACGCGGATTGACACGGATTTTTTTTATGAATGAACTTTAAGCAGGACGTATTGTCATTTTCAACGAAGAGAGAGAGCTTTTAACTACAATATCAACTATCTCTCTTTTAAATGAATTTTAAATCCGCGTCCATCCGTCCCATCCGCACCATCCGTGTGCTATTTTAAACACGAGTTGGACGGATTACGCGGATTGACACGGATTTTTTTTATGAATGAACTTTAAGCAGGACGTATTGTCATTTCCAACGAAGAGAGAGAGCTTTTAACTACAATGATGAACTATCTTTTTTAAAAAAAATTTTAATCCGCGTCCATCCGTCCCATCCGCACCATCCGTGTGCTATTTTAAACACGGATTTTTTTATTTATTTAGAATGATGTCTTTTATTCTGACTGATTTGTCGAGCGGGCGAGTGGAGAAGTGATTGCAGGCTGTTCCGTCCTGATGCGTGTTCAAAAAGAAAACGGCAACGCTCCAGGGCGGAGGCTGCCGTTTTGCGTTTTATTTATATGAGGTGCTTATTTATTTAAAATCATTTTTCTGGTTTCAACTCGATCGTTTAATTGAAGCTGGTAGTAATAAACGCCGCTGGCCAGGTTATTGGCGTTCCATTGAATTTGATAACTTCCGGCGCTCAGTGTTTTATTTACCAGTGTCGTAATTTTTCTACCCAATTGATCATAAACAACCAGTTTAACATTGCCGGCTTTATTCAGGTCAAAATGAATGACGGTTGTGGCATTGAAAGGATTGGGATAGTTTTGTTTCAGAGCAAAATTATCCGGAATGCTAAAGGTGTTGTTGATCACGCGGATCGCCGTCGGATACTGCGCCAGGTTTTGATAAGCCGGGCCGTTAAAAGCCGGACGCGGATCCAGCTGTCCATCCTGCACGCGGCTGATGCCGTTTAGCTGTGGATTAACTTCTTCATTGCCGTTAGCTGCGTTTTGCAGGTAGTTCTGGATGTAATCTTGCTTGCCGATGGAATCGGCCATGGTGTAGCCATTAAAATCAAACCAGATATTGTTCAAGAATTTGAGTTCGCCGTTTAACAAACGATCCTTGCTGTCGTCGGGAGAGTACGCGTCGCTGACATCAATGCCGTAGCCGTTGTAATCCCCAAAAATGGAGTTAGCGTAAATTCCGCCCCAGTTTTCGCGCAACTTAAACATCTCATCGTTATCGGGATTGTTGGCGTTTTTTCCGGAACCCAGATAGGTGGCGTTAAAAATGGTGGCAAAGGCTTTTGGCTCGCTGTTCACCGCCGATTTCGGCGCGCCGTCGTGCTCTGCGCAGCGATTGCCAAATTCCGGATGCTGAATGGCAAACAGGAATTGCAGTTTTCCGCGATAGCCTTCGTCCATGTCAAAGCCGTCGTCTCCGCAAAAAGCGGCAATCAGATGCTTGGCGTTTACCGTTCCGCCAAACCATTCAAAGCCGTCGTCTTTGTTGGCAAACACTTCAACGTATTCGATCACTGTTCCGCGACCAACGCCGCCCATGGTCAAGCCGTTGATCTCATTGCCTTCACCGATTTCCGCGCCGCCGTGACGAATGGAAACGTAGCGAAATACGCCGGAGTTGTCGTCATCGTCGTTACCGCCGTACAGCCCGCGGGGTTCGGTGGTCGGAATACCTTCGATGTTGTATTCGCCGCCAGGACGGTTGATGGTTGCCTTGCCTAAAATGATGACGCCGCCCCACAAACCTTTGGTGTCGTAAGAGATGTCCACAGGATTGTTCACGTCATCAGATTCCGCCGTAAATATGATCGGACGATCGGCCGTACCTTCGGCGTAAATCTTACCGCCGCGTGCAACAATCAAAGCGCTGGCGTTTTCGCCCTGTCCGGGCATGCCTTTAATAACCGTGCCGGCTTCGATGTGCAGCACGGCGCCTTCTTCCACAAACACGCGTCCGTTCAGGTGATACACATTGTCCGCCGTCCAATAAACCACTTCTCCGGGCTGAATATCGTCGTCGTTCACAATAACGTCATTCGTACCAGTGGTCGGTTCGGCCAGAACGCCGTAATGATAAAGCGCCGTCCAGCCCGAAGCCCAGTCGGTCGCTCCAAACGCCCCGCGGTAATCCACTTTTTCGAAAAACTCGTCGTTGGGATACTGCGCCAGGTTTTGATAAGCCGGGCCGTTAAAAGCCGGACGCGGATCCAGCTGTCCATCCTGCACGCGGCTGATGCCGTTTAGCTGTGGATTAACTTCTTCATTGCCGTTAACCGCATTTTGCAGATAGTTCTGGATGTAATCTTGCTTGCCAATGGAATCGGCCATGGTGTATCCATTAAAATCGAACCAGATATTGTTCAAGAATTTGAGTTCGCCGTTTAACAAACGATCCTTGCTGTCATCGGGGGAGTAGGCGTCGCTGACATCAACGCCGTAGCCGTTGTAATCTCCAAAAATGGAGTTAGCGTAAATTCCGCCCCAGTTTTCGCGCAACTTAAACATCTCATCGTTGTCGGGATTGTTGGCGTTTTTCCCGGAACCCAGATAGGTGGCGTTAAAAATGGTGGCAAAGGCTTTTGGCTCGCTGTTCACCGCCGATTTCGGAGCGCCGTCGTGCTCTGCGCAGCGATTGCCAAATTCCGGATGCTGAATGGCAAACAGGAATTGCAGTTTTCCGCGATAGCCCTCATCCATGTCAAAGCCGTCGTCTCCGCAAAAAGCGGCAATCAGATGTTTGGCGTTTACCGTTCCGCCAAACCATTCAAAGCCGTCGTCTTTGTTGGCAAACACTTCAACGTATTCGATCACTGTTCCGCGACCAACGCCGCCCATGGTCAAGCCGTTGATCTCATTGCCTTCGCCGATTTCCGCGCCGCCGTGACGAATGGAAACGTAGCGAAATACGCCGGAGTTGTCGTCATCGTCGTTACCGCCGTAAAGCCCGCGGGGTTCGGTGGTCGGAATACCTTCGATGTTGTATTCGCCGCCAGGACGGTTGATGGTTGCCTTACCTAAAATGATGACGCCGCCCCACAAACCTTTGGTGTCGTAAGAGATGTCCACGGGATTGTTCACGTCATCAGATTCCGCCGTAAATATGATCGGACGATCGGCCGTACCTTCGGCGTAAATCTTACCGCCGCGTGCAACAATCAAAGCGCTGGCGTTTTCGCCCTGTCCGGGCATGCCTTTAATAACCGTGCCGGCTTCGATGTGCAGCACGGCGCCTTCTTCCACAAACACGCGTCCGTTCAGGTGATACACATTGTCCGCCGTCCAATAAACCACGTCTCCGGGCTGAATATCGTCGTCGTTCACAATAACGTCATTCGTACCAGTGGTCGGTTCGGCCAGAACGCCGTAATGATAAAGCGCCGTCCAGCCCGAAGCCCAGTCGGTCGCTCCAAATGCCCCACGGTAATCGACTTTTTCGAAAAACTCGTCGCCGGCATACGTGTTGGTCGAAAACATGAAAGATGCGACCATCATCATTAAAATAAGTGACTTTACAGTAAAACGTATCATTGATATTCCTCCTTTTTATTGGTTTAATGTTTTTGCGCCATTAAAATAGAAGGGCATTGTTAGGAAGATGTTTATGCTGAATTAATTTTGGATTAAAGGTTTTTAGGCGCCGCAAATTCCCTTAATAGAGCCCTCGACGCGCTGCGCTCGCCAGGGATGACGGCGCGAGGCGAGACGTTTTTTGTAAAAGGCCGTATCTCTACCGCCGTTGGTGTAGGGACGAAGGATTTTCATGAACAATTCCGCGCAGGCGAACATTAATGAGTCCACTCTAAAAAGATATTAGATCGAATTACATTTAAAGGGACTATTGTTTTTTTTTAGAATTACATAAAATATATTCCTATCCCTTCGTAAAATTCGTGGCTTTTATACTGAACTCATTACTCTTTGTACAATTAAAATAAGCCTTGCTGAAAAAACTGGCGAAAGAAATCCTAAATCTAAATCATTCTGAACGGAGCGTAAGCTTCAGCCTGGAGAAATCTGGACGGGATGAAGGCCAGCCCAGGAAATCCTTGCCGAGTTGAGTGGTTAAATTATCAAAAAAAATTCTCATGCCTTACAGCGGTAAGTAAGACATTCTGCACTGGTTGCTTGCACTGGCTGCCTGCACTGGATGCTTGCACTGGCTGCCTTAGGGGAGCAGTGGGTGAGGGCCATTGAAACTATTTTTAATTAAAAATATTCTTTGCGCCCTTTGAGATCTCTCTGAGCTTTCTGTGGTTTTTAAATCCCTGCGGAAATGTTTTTGGTTGCGGCTTTTTGCCTTAAAATGAAGTCAAAGCTGTGAAAAAAGATTTACATTTTATTGTTTTGTTTATTAATTTCTTTTCTCAAATAAAAGTAAAAAAAAGGAACGTGATAAATTTAACAAAGAAAATACGTCATTAAAGAAAGGAGCTGCTTATGTTTGATCGCAGTATTTTAGAGAAGTTAGGTATAAAGGAAGAAAATTTTGGCGCTTGCACCGGTCTGGAATGGAGTAAAACCACAGATGCCGGTGTGTTAGAGGTGCATTCACCCATCGACGGCAAGCTGATCGCCCGAGTTTACCAGGCTTCTGCAGAAGATTATGAACGCGTTGTACAAAAAGCGGAGGAAGCCTTTAAATATTGGCGAACCATTCCTGCGCCCAGACGCGGTGAAATCGTTCGTCAGATTGGCCTGCGTTTACGCGAATACAAAGATTTACTGGGCCGCCTGGTCACTTATGAAATGGGCAAATCCATACAGGAAGGCTGGGGCGAAGTGCAGGAAATGATTGACATTTGCGATTTTGCCGTGGGACAATCGCGCATGTTGTATGGCTTTACCATGCATTCCGAGCGCCCAAACCACCGAATGTACGAACAATACCATCCGCTGGGCCCTGTGGCCATTATTACGGCCTTTAATTTTCCGGTTGCAGTATGGGCCTGGAACGCCATGATTGCCACTGTTGCCGGCGACACCAACATCTGGAAACCCGCCTCCAAGGTTCCTTTAACTGCCATTGCCGTTCAGAACATTGTAGGCGAGATTGTTAAGGAAAACGACCTGCCGGAAGGATTGTTTAATCTGGTAATTGGAAAAGGCTCCGTGATAGGCGAGAGAATCCTGGAAGATAAACGCATCCCGCTGGTATCTTTAACCGGATCTACAGCCGTAGGACGTCATGCGGCGACTAAAATATCCGCGCGGTTAGGTAAATATATTCTGGAATTAGGCGGTAACAATGCCATTATCTTAACACCGGACGCCAATCTGGAACTGGCCGTTCCCGCCATCGTATTTGGCGCTGTTGGCACCGCCGGTCAACGTTGTACGACCACACGCCGACTGATTATTCACGAATCCATATACGACCGTGTTAAGGAATCGCTGATTAAAGCTTACAAAAGCGTGCGTATCGGAAATCCTTTGGATGATAAGATTCACATGGGGCCGCTGGTTGATAAAGGCGCTGTGGATACCTATCTCAAAGCCCTGGAGCAGGTTAAAGCCGAAGGCGGAAAGATTATTTACGGCGGCGAAGTTTTAACCGGCCCCGGTTACGAAGCCGGCACCTATGTTTTGCCCACGCTGGTTGAAGCCGAAAATCACTACCAGATCGTTCAGGAAGAAACCTTCGCGCCGATCCTGTATTTGATCAAATATAAGGGCAGCGTGGAAAATGCCATTGAGATTCATAACGATGTGGTGCAGGGATTGTCTTCGTCTATTTTTACCAACAACCTGCAGGAAGCGGAAACATTCCTTTCGGCCTGGGGTTCAGATTGCGGCATTGCCAATGTTAACATCGGTACCTCCGGCGCTGAGATTGGCGGCGCTTTTGGCGGCGAAAAAGAGACCGGCGGCGGAAGAGAATCCGGCTCCGATGCTTGGAAAGCTTACATGCGCAGGCAAACCAATACCATCAATTTCGGAAAAGAACTGCCCCTGGCACAGGGTATTAAATTCGAAATCTAAAAAAAGAAAGAAAGGGCTCCTCGCGAGCCCTTTCTTTTTAAATATAGAAGATTTTATCTTCGCAGTTTATTGCATCGCTATCGCCATGCAATGGACGCTGTATTTTTCAACTCTTTTAAACGCCTAAACCATTTTGTTTTTGATCGTAATCTGACAAAAAATGTTTTTCTCCGCTGTATCTGAATGCGATACGCTTGCGCAACTCATTTTCTTCAGGCGAAAAAAGTCAACCGCTATTTTAAAATTCGTAACCGAACAGAATGAAAAGGTTGTCAGCCGGAATGGTTAACTTTTTGTCGCCATTAAGCCCCAGCCAGTCACCCGATCGCTCATACGTTGGGCTGGCCATGCAATAACGGATGGCCAGGTTCATCTTGAACACAGAAAGACCGGCGCCAAGGCCATACCCAAGGGTCGTGGTGCTGGAATAGGTGTAGGTCGTTTTTGTAAAACCATCGGTGGTGTAAATATCTGGATAATTGGAAAACAAAAGCCCGAAAAGACCGGAGCCGTAAATAAATACATTTTCAGAAAGCGCTTTTCTCAAGCTCAAACCAGTCATTGCCCAGACTGAAAAATGGTCGTCCGCCACCAATCCCA
This sequence is a window from Caldithrix abyssi DSM 13497. Protein-coding genes within it:
- a CDS encoding TonB-dependent receptor; this translates as MRFNLILKLLISQFTIFFLLLNFSAAFAGPQPTGRVIGKIVDKETGDPIVGANVYLENTVLGAASDLEGNFLIDRVPAGNYTLIVSVIGYAETRINNLKVTPETVARVNVILQPEVLTTDVIEVEAKAVTNTEASLLKIREKSIAISDAISSEAISQAGSGNAAEALKQVTGASVGDDNNIFIRGLGDRYISTWLNGAGLPSSDPYKKTASIDLIPSNLVDNIITLKSFTPDKPGDFSGGAVNIKTKDFPGSFQFYSSFSLAFNPQVTHGSSALGFNVGRMGWLGMNDGTLDLPDVFKDQNLKIPSIAEANQDETGALARQIEDLTRSFNRELGPTAFTPPMNRSFSFSLGNQVRLFSRPLGYLASFTYNRSYSGYSDGVFRRWNQGTQDVMTTVFDLKENKTEQNILWGGLLNFSYKLTDNQVISFNGIYNKNGEIIARTLAGSYPYDMDESRIFQARVLNFKERTLINGQIKGAHYVPQFFNSRIEWVFSAGKTIEDQPDQRYFNSYYDTKKQSFGIKDNTPPSRYFRYLDEDQNQFFIDYKLPFKQWSGLKSTFKTGFYHLQKDRNYSERLFQMVDHQGYNYDGDPNDLLNDENIGIVDTLITTIRGVEYRSYDWGIVVQESTLPGNNYSANQKINASYVMVELPLYDKLRFIGGVRYEVTDMNLVTNDSTAKKGEIKTKDWLHSVNFIFSLMPRMNLRASYSRTLARPTFREIGPFATFDFMGGDVYIGNPDLKRSTIDNIDLRWEWFMNPGEVLALSAFYKNFKDPIERVFNSFEENTWKNVDFARAYGVELEVRKNMSILSKHLKYLLLGANVSFIKSRVNISEEELALIHNLRPDADDHRPFQGQSPYLINLNVTYSNPQMGLSTTVYYNIFGDRLSKVSYGGTPDVYEKSAGLLNVSAKMRLFNQLSLKVSGKNLLNPTFEKYQEFKGKKYIYNQFKRGRVFSVGLSYSI
- a CDS encoding T9SS type A sorting domain-containing protein; translation: MIRFTVKSLILMMMVASFMFSTNTYAGDEFFEKVDYRGAFGATDWASGWTALYHYGVLAEPTTGTNDVIVNDDDIQPGDVVYWTADNVYHLNGRVFVEEGAVLHIEAGTVIKGMPGQGENASALIVARGGKIYAEGTADRPIIFTAESDDVNNPVDISYDTKGLWGGVIILGKATINRPGGEYNIEGIPTTEPRGLYGGNDDDDNSGVFRYVSIRHGGAEIGEGNEINGLTMGGVGRGTVIEYVEVFANKDDGFEWFGGTVNAKHLIAAFCGDDGFDMDEGYRGKLQFLFAIQHPEFGNRCAEHDGAPKSAVNSEPKAFATIFNATYLGSGKNANNPDNDEMFKLRENWGGIYANSIFGDYNGYGVDVSDAYSPDDSKDRLLNGELKFLNNIWFDFNGYTMADSIGKQDYIQNYLQNAVNGNEEVNPQLNGISRVQDGQLDPRPAFNGPAYQNLAQYPNDEFFEKVDYRGAFGATDWASGWTALYHYGVLAEPTTGTNDVIVNDDDIQPGEVVYWTADNVYHLNGRVFVEEGAVLHIEAGTVIKGMPGQGENASALIVARGGKIYAEGTADRPIIFTAESDDVNNPVDISYDTKGLWGGVIILGKATINRPGGEYNIEGIPTTEPRGLYGGNDDDDNSGVFRYVSIRHGGAEIGEGNEINGLTMGGVGRGTVIEYVEVFANKDDGFEWFGGTVNAKHLIAAFCGDDGFDMDEGYRGKLQFLFAIQHPEFGNRCAEHDGAPKSAVNSEPKAFATIFNATYLGSGKNANNPDNDEMFKLRENWGGIYANSIFGDYNGYGIDVSDAYSPDDSKDRLLNGELKFLNNIWFDFNGYTMADSIGKQDYIQNYLQNAANGNEEVNPQLNGISRVQDGQLDPRPAFNGPAYQNLAQYPTAIRVINNTFSIPDNFALKQNYPNPFNATTVIHFDLNKAGNVKLVVYDQLGRKITTLVNKTLSAGSYQIQWNANNLASGVYYYQLQLNDRVETRKMILNK
- a CDS encoding aldehyde dehydrogenase family protein produces the protein MFDRSILEKLGIKEENFGACTGLEWSKTTDAGVLEVHSPIDGKLIARVYQASAEDYERVVQKAEEAFKYWRTIPAPRRGEIVRQIGLRLREYKDLLGRLVTYEMGKSIQEGWGEVQEMIDICDFAVGQSRMLYGFTMHSERPNHRMYEQYHPLGPVAIITAFNFPVAVWAWNAMIATVAGDTNIWKPASKVPLTAIAVQNIVGEIVKENDLPEGLFNLVIGKGSVIGERILEDKRIPLVSLTGSTAVGRHAATKISARLGKYILELGGNNAIILTPDANLELAVPAIVFGAVGTAGQRCTTTRRLIIHESIYDRVKESLIKAYKSVRIGNPLDDKIHMGPLVDKGAVDTYLKALEQVKAEGGKIIYGGEVLTGPGYEAGTYVLPTLVEAENHYQIVQEETFAPILYLIKYKGSVENAIEIHNDVVQGLSSSIFTNNLQEAETFLSAWGSDCGIANVNIGTSGAEIGGAFGGEKETGGGRESGSDAWKAYMRRQTNTINFGKELPLAQGIKFEI